From the Zingiber officinale cultivar Zhangliang unplaced genomic scaffold, Zo_v1.1 ctg187, whole genome shotgun sequence genome, one window contains:
- the LOC122036662 gene encoding probable monogalactosyldiacylglycerol synthase 1, chloroplastic, with protein sequence MTPSSVAKEDLLFLLPFDSLVARIPFFTSPSPSSLSAFPRRCSFPSHTRSCSRPAAFASLSPGSSELHRLWSHFNRFVHFHSEPRAPIGVASAGLSNDEIRLEDESPLIAEDNDAPINGVAEYERPKKVLILMSDTGGGHRASMEAIRDAFNQEFGDEYQVFVTDLWTEHTPWPFNQLPRSYNFLVKHGALWKMTYYGTAPRLVHQPHFAATSTFIAGEK encoded by the exons ATGACTCCCTCTTCCGTCGCCAAAGAagaccttctcttcctcctccccttCGACTCCCTCGTCGCTCGGATCCCCTTCTtcacctctccttctccttcctccctCTCTGCTTTTCCTCGACGTTGTTCCTTTCCCTCGCATACTAGAAGCTGCAGCCGGCCTGCCGCCTTTGCCTCACTTTCCCCCGGTTCCTCCGAGCTCCATCGCCTCTGGAGCCACTTCAACCGGTTCGTGCATTTCCACAGCGAGCCTCGTGCCCCCATCGGGGTTGCCTCCGCCGGCCTCTCGAACGACGAGATCCGTCTGGAGGATGAGAGCCCTCTCATTGCCGAGGACAACGACGCCCCCATTAACGGCGTGGCAGAGTATGAGAGGCCGAAGAAGGTTTTGATTTTGATGAGTGATACTGGTGGTGGGCATCGCGCGTCGATGGAGGCCATCAGGGATGCCTTCAACCAGGAATTCGGCGATGAGTACCAG GTCTTTGTGACTGACTTGTGGACGGAGCATACGCCCTGGCCATTTAATCAATTACCGAGAAGCTACAATTTTTTGGTAAAGCATGGTGCTTTGTGGAAAATGACGTACTATGGTACCGCACCTCGCTTGGTGCACCAACCACATTTTGCGGCAACTTCAACGTTTATTGCTGG AGAGAAGTGA